TCCTTCAGAGAGAAGTAAATATTGAGTCATATAAAACATGGCATAGTAAGCACGCGATATAGCCGAACGATAACGTCCACAATCGCATAATAATTGAGCAGTTTCCAAATCGTCATTGGATAATAGCAAGAACTTTGCTAATTCATTCATACCTCAATACCTTCACGCCTAACCACTCTCAGAAAAGAAATTTCACCCGCTAAAAACCGAGATTTTGATATTGGGATAATTGAGATTAGTTCATCATATTCCCTCAAGAAGTACCAAAAAAGACTAGACATTCTTGATCTCTCCTCAACTGCGTTAACAGGATCTGCCAAAACTACCATCACATCAATATCTGATTCAGAAGTAGCCTCTCCTCTTGCATGAGAACCAAAAAGAATCACCGAAAACAATCTGTCTCCATAGAGTTTCACCAGACTAGACTTTAGCTCGTTTAACAAAACAAATAATTGCTTGTTCTTAATAGTTGTAATCATAGGTTTAAGGCTAAAGCAAGCATTATCAACACTATTCTAATCTAGGATCATTAACATGAAGAGGAGATCGCTGTTTGGTGGGGAAATAGGCGATCGGGTTTATGGGTGGTGAGAGTGTGATCGCTTTATTCTTGCAATAATTTGAAAAAAGTCTCTTTGTCAACATCAATATCTTGAATCATTCCCATCAAAGTACCGTGTTTAATATCTTTTCCAGAATGAATTGGAACAACAACTCTTTTTCCCTGAATATTTTTGTAAATAGCATGACTTCCTTTTTGGCGATCGAAATAAAACCCCAACTTTTCGATAACCCTTATAAACTCCTTAGCCTTAACGCTTGGAAAGTTGCTCATACCAAAACACTCAAAGGTTTGACAATTAAATTTTCTCTAGGGATAGGCTGACTATCAGCTATTAAACTTTCAATATATAGCTCAATTGCTTCCGTAATATTAGCGATCGCTTCTTCAAAAGTATCCCCCTGAGAATGACAACCTCTGAGAATAGGACAAAAAGCGTGATAACCTCCATCTTCTTCCTTTTCTAGAAGCACCGTATAGTTATATGCTTTTTTGCTGTTTTTCATATATTCTTGATTATTTTAAGGCATCAATTTTTAGGTTTCATCTCTTTGATCATAATTGATTTTTGCTGAGTTAGGCGATCAGGTTTGGTGGGTGGTGAGGGGCGATCGCTGTTTGATTTGAGAGAATAGGCGATTGGATTTTGGGTATGGTGAGAGGGCGATCGCTGTTTGATAGAAAAAATGGGCGATTGTGTATTAAGGATGATCTAGGTTCGCCACTCTTATCTCTGACATCTCTGGATTTATACTACAGCAATTGCCGATCAAACGAGCCACAAGAAAAACTTTGAAAGCGTTTTCTTGCAACGCTTTCAAAGTTTTTCTTGGTTTGGATTTGAGCGCAAAGCGCTGTAGTAATAAATTTTTCCTCATTTTTGGCTTATTCCTTGCCTTTGGCTTATTATTTTACCCTGCCATTTGCGGCGTGCTTCGCACGCCGCAAATGGCGAAAAATGGTAAGAATCGCTTAGCGATTCTTACCATTTTTCGCTTTCGTCGAACTGACGTTAAATGAAGGTGGTGCTTTGCACCGCCTTCATTTATTTGAGTTTTATCTCCCAATCGAAACTTAGATTGCTAAGCATAGTTGTAATATTTTATGCTGAGTGAATAATAGGTACAATCTGCTAAACTTATTTAAAGAAATGCAAATCTATTTCTGATCCAATCAAATTTAAATCAAATTTAGAAATTCAAGAGTTTTACGATCAAGAGATAGGACTTAAAAAATTGCGAGACTGAATATATGCCAAGTCTCATCCAAGCAAATACATAGCTAAACAAATGGGGAGCATTAATTTATGATACTTGTTACAGTCGGGACTGAGCAGTATCCATTCAATTCATTAATGGATTGGATTAGTTTGTTGATCAAGGAGGGGATAATTAATGAAGAAGTTGTCATTCAGTATGGGGCTTCAACACGCTTACCTGACGATGTAAAAATTAGTAAAATAATTCCAGAAACGCAATTTAAGCGACTGGTTGAGCAAGCAAGCGCAGTAATTGCCCACTGTGGTGAGGGTAGTACCCTGTTGCTTGAAGAATTTGATAAGCCTTATATCTTAGTACCACGCACAGTTAAATTCCATGAACATGTGGACGATCATCAGCTAGAAATGGCTGAGGATTTAGAAAACCAAGGCGTACTCATTGCCCGATCGCCAGCCGATTTAGTGAAGTTTTTGAAGTTAGTGACTATTCCTCGGAGTCCTCTTAGCTTTAGTGAAGACAAAGCACTATGTGAATATTTAAGCGATCGCTATCCTAGCCAAGACTATCAAAAAATTCTCTTAGTATGCTCATCAGGTGGGCACTTCAAGGGAATGCAAGGATTAAGCGAATATTGGCAAACCATTCCGCAAAGAACTTGGATTACCTTTAAAACAGGGACAACACAGACCGAGTTAAGTGCCGAAAAGACTTTCTGGGCCTATAGTCCTACTAATCGCAATATTCCTAACTTTATCCGCAACTTGTATTTAGCAATAGATGTCCTAAGGAAAGAAAGACCTCAGCTCGTGATGTCTACTGGAGCTGGTGTCGCTGCACCCTTTTTATTAGCTGCTAAGTATTTGTTTAAGAGTAAAGTAATTTTCATTGAGTCAAAAACGCGCATCCGCGACCTGAGTCTGTCGGCTAAATTATTGCGATCGTGTAAAGCTTTGGACTTGTTGGTTGTTCGGTCTGAAGACATTGCAAGTCTCTATCCTGAAGCAGTCTATATCCCAACCAATAGTGAGCAGCAATCCTTGAGGTTTGGTTTAAATGATGTACAGATGACTAATTTTTATGACACGGTTTTGATCAGCACACCTAAAAATATATTTAACCCTGAAGCACGCAAATTAAAGGAAGACTTTCACCAGTTGTGTCAAGAGGAAGAAAGCTTTCGCAAGATTATCATCGATATGTCTCATACTGAGTTCATTGATAGCTCAGGTGTTGGTGCGTTGGTATCTTGTTTAAAAGTTTTGCGTCAAACAGATATTCAGTCAGGTAAATCAGAACCAACAGAACTGGCTCTCTGGAGTGTCAATTCTCAAGTGTTATCAATTTTAAAAATGACCAAGCTTGAGCATGTTTTTTATATTGAGCCAGCAAGTCGTACCAATCGTTTACCAAATCCATACAATGGTCGATCGCACAGCAAATCTAATCTACTGTCAAGAATTTTACATCGAATCTATGAATTTTTTGTTGGTATTCCCATCTTCTGTGTGATTGCCTATGTGATGTATTTTTTCTACCCTGCGATCGAGCTAGATCCTTCTCTAACAGTGCATCCATCGGTTCGTAGTTTCCCCAAGCGGTTGATCGATATTTTCGGTGCTTTGGTGGGGTTGAGTTTTACAGCAATTTTGTTTGTGCCAATTGCGATCGCGATCAAACTGGAGAGCCGTGGTTCGATTCTCTTTAAGCAAAAACGCGCAGGACTGATGAGCAAACCCTTTGGGATTTGGAAATTTCGCTCTATGGTCAAAAATGCGGAAATGTTAAAGCAAAAGGTTACCAATGAGATCGCTAATTCCACTGATGGCACACCTAAAAATAGTGATAGCGGTAAATTTTTTAAAAACAGTAACGATCCACGCGTTACTAAAGTCGGTAAATTCCTGCGTAAAACTAGCCTTGATGAGTTTCCCCAATTCTGGAATATTCTTACAGGCGATATGAGTCTGATTGGCACAAGACCACCAACCTTCGGTGAAGTGGGGCTGTATGAGCTAGAGAACGAATATACCGATGAAAAAATGACCGAATGGAGTCGGCTCGATGTCAAACCAGGACTCAGTGGTGTCTGGCAAGTAAGTGGACGCTCGACGGTCAGAAGCTTTGAAGAGGTGATGGGCTTTGACCTTACCTATAAACGCAATTGGAGTCTAAAATATGATCTATGGCTGATCTGGAGAACTATTGCAGTTTTATTTGAACGGAACAATGGCGCAGTCTAAAAGATCGCATAGATCTCACAAACAATGCAAAATCAGGTGGTTAAGTTTAGTTTTACCGCTTAATTTGGGACGTTTAATCTTGGCAATGATTGCGATCGCTGTTAGCAACGTCCAGCCCCTAGCCGCTTTACCCCTATCCCCAGGCGATCGTATTCGCATACTGATTCCCGAAGGCGAATTATTCAACGGCGTATATGAAGTCAATACCGATGGAACCATTTCTATTCCCTATTTAGCGCCTCTGTCTGTAGTTGGATTGGATCTGCCCACCATTCAAGATTTAATTCAGATTCAACTGATTGAGAGGAAATATTTTCAACCGCAATTCCTGCAAATTTCAGTGTTGCCTCTGGCGCTTGCCCCGATCGCTGTGAATGTTTCGGGGGAAACCTTTCAAACGGGGCGAGTGCTGATCAATAATCGCAGTGCCGAAGTTCGCGCCCAGCAACTGACGCAATCATCGGGTGACTATGCTCCTGATAGGTTTTTAACTTCGGCTTTGCGGGGTGCGGGAGGCGTAACACCTAATGCCGATATCACCAAAATCAGCATAATTCGCCAAAATAAGCAGTTAACCGTGGATTTGTCAGGAATTTTCACAGGGGAGCCAGTGGAAGATATTCCCCTGATCGCGGGTGATACGATCATCGTTCCCAAAAGAGACACCATCGATCCGCGCATTGTACGCCCCTCCCAAATTACTCCCCCTGGAATTACGGTTTTTCTATCGAACTTAACCGTACCTGCTAGTAGTAACGCTTCTTCAGCGATCGGCAAGGATTCATCTAGCTTTCCCTATGGTTCCCGTTTTTCGCAGGCGGTATTTGCCGCCAACTGTGTCGGTGGGACTACACCCACAAACGTTCCACGCCGTGCGGTGCTAGTGCGAACCGATCGCCCTTCAGGAGAAACTGTTGCAATTGATCGCTCCGTTGAAGATTTAATCCGCAATTCTAAGGATCAGATTACGAATCCATTTTTAATGCCGCAGGATAGCGTCGCCTGTTATGACTCCACTGTAACGGAAGTGAGAGGTGTTTTAAATTTTGTGGGGGATATTCTCAATCCGATCAAGCTGATTCGCGATATTTTCGGCGGGAGCGGTCAATGAGTAAGGAATCTCCTCCTGAAACTATTGATTTGACCGAGCCTAAGCGATCGCCTCGCTTTGGGTGGTGGATCTATGTTT
This genomic stretch from Pseudanabaena galeata CCNP1313 harbors:
- a CDS encoding nucleotidyltransferase domain-containing protein; the encoded protein is MITTIKNKQLFVLLNELKSSLVKLYGDRLFSVILFGSHARGEATSESDIDVMVVLADPVNAVEERSRMSSLFWYFLREYDELISIIPISKSRFLAGEISFLRVVRREGIEV
- a CDS encoding type II toxin-antitoxin system HicA family toxin, with the translated sequence MSNFPSVKAKEFIRVIEKLGFYFDRQKGSHAIYKNIQGKRVVVPIHSGKDIKHGTLMGMIQDIDVDKETFFKLLQE
- a CDS encoding type II toxin-antitoxin system HicB family antitoxin, whose protein sequence is MKNSKKAYNYTVLLEKEEDGGYHAFCPILRGCHSQGDTFEEAIANITEAIELYIESLIADSQPIPRENLIVKPLSVLV
- a CDS encoding sugar transferase produces the protein MILVTVGTEQYPFNSLMDWISLLIKEGIINEEVVIQYGASTRLPDDVKISKIIPETQFKRLVEQASAVIAHCGEGSTLLLEEFDKPYILVPRTVKFHEHVDDHQLEMAEDLENQGVLIARSPADLVKFLKLVTIPRSPLSFSEDKALCEYLSDRYPSQDYQKILLVCSSGGHFKGMQGLSEYWQTIPQRTWITFKTGTTQTELSAEKTFWAYSPTNRNIPNFIRNLYLAIDVLRKERPQLVMSTGAGVAAPFLLAAKYLFKSKVIFIESKTRIRDLSLSAKLLRSCKALDLLVVRSEDIASLYPEAVYIPTNSEQQSLRFGLNDVQMTNFYDTVLISTPKNIFNPEARKLKEDFHQLCQEEESFRKIIIDMSHTEFIDSSGVGALVSCLKVLRQTDIQSGKSEPTELALWSVNSQVLSILKMTKLEHVFYIEPASRTNRLPNPYNGRSHSKSNLLSRILHRIYEFFVGIPIFCVIAYVMYFFYPAIELDPSLTVHPSVRSFPKRLIDIFGALVGLSFTAILFVPIAIAIKLESRGSILFKQKRAGLMSKPFGIWKFRSMVKNAEMLKQKVTNEIANSTDGTPKNSDSGKFFKNSNDPRVTKVGKFLRKTSLDEFPQFWNILTGDMSLIGTRPPTFGEVGLYELENEYTDEKMTEWSRLDVKPGLSGVWQVSGRSTVRSFEEVMGFDLTYKRNWSLKYDLWLIWRTIAVLFERNNGAV
- a CDS encoding polysaccharide biosynthesis/export family protein, with the protein product MAQSKRSHRSHKQCKIRWLSLVLPLNLGRLILAMIAIAVSNVQPLAALPLSPGDRIRILIPEGELFNGVYEVNTDGTISIPYLAPLSVVGLDLPTIQDLIQIQLIERKYFQPQFLQISVLPLALAPIAVNVSGETFQTGRVLINNRSAEVRAQQLTQSSGDYAPDRFLTSALRGAGGVTPNADITKISIIRQNKQLTVDLSGIFTGEPVEDIPLIAGDTIIVPKRDTIDPRIVRPSQITPPGITVFLSNLTVPASSNASSAIGKDSSSFPYGSRFSQAVFAANCVGGTTPTNVPRRAVLVRTDRPSGETVAIDRSVEDLIRNSKDQITNPFLMPQDSVACYDSTVTEVRGVLNFVGDILNPIKLIRDIFGGSGQ